CAGGACAGAGCAGGCGGAAAACAGGGCATGTCGGGGCTGAGGCGGCTGTTTTCGTGGCTGAGGGTGTTCAAACAGGTTCTGGGGTGGCTGGACTTCGACCGGAGAGGGCcgtggtggtcggaggtggtcCGGACAGCGATGGCAAGGCGGAACAGTCTGGTTTTTCCAAAACCgggcagattgagcagtccGGACGGCGACGTGTACAGTTTCAATTTCGGGGACTGATCTGGGGCTTTTCTTTAGCTGGAAACGTCGTAGAGATGTcgaggaaggtgtgtacaaaaTTTGGGGTGGTTTTgggtccgtttgctatgcgaacgAGCTTTGTTTCTCAAAGGCAGACTTTAAAAACTGCACTGTACAGCAGTAGGGGAGGGGCGGTTTTGGGCTGTTCTACAAATTTTCAGCACTTCAGGCGGCTATATGACGGTGTAGGGTGGTCAAGGATAGGCTGGAGGATGCTGTGGTGGTCGGAAATGGGCAGAGGACGGCGGCGGAGTGGTGAACAACGGCTGGAAACAGAACCAGGCGAAACAGGGGCTAAAACAGAGCAGACTGGAAGTAGCCGCTGTTTCGACTACTCTGACGGTTCTGTGGCGGCTTCCGGCGGTCCGAGGTGGTGGCTGGAGGCCAGAGGAAGGCTGAGGTGGTTGGAGGACGTGGTGGTGGCGGCTGATGATGCGCGAAGGCTGTTGGAACAACAGCAGACGCAGCAGGACAGAGTAAGGGCGGTTGCGGGACTTCCGGCCTCTCGCGGCTGTTCCGGGCTCATTGGATGTCGTTCGCCGGCGTGTGGTGGTCGGGATGGTGCAGGGGAGTTGACAGGAGGTCTGTACGGTATGGCGGTGGGGCTGGTGCTCTGGTTTtcagaaaatgagagagagagagagagagagtgggtagtgggcgtgtgaaaaaaaaaaaagcctagagGGAGGGAatagaggggagagagaggcggTTGGCTTGGGGTCAAGGGCTGAGGTGTGGCCGGCCATTTTGACTAGGAAAAGCTTATTTGATAAGGTGGAGCCCACCTCTATTAATTGCATTGTCCCCTTATCCATAACTCTAAGGGCAAAAttgtaatttcttaaaatttcagggacatTTTCGTCAATTGTCTTCCTAAGGATACTCTTGTCATCTAGCCATTCTAAGGAGGGCAATTTCATCCAATCCCATCTTAGTTAGGTTAGAACAAGACTTACGTATAGAAATTTCCAATTCTAAAACAAAGCGACCGATCGATTGAACCCTAAACTAATACGATCGACGATTTGGGAAATTAGGAATTTCCATAGCCAGATTTCCgtgaattcaatttcaaacaatacaTTGGAGTCCACAGACATCCCGTAAACTCTATTCTATCACCAAAaagggtttgaatttttcaGGGCATCACAACCCTCATCttcgtctttttattttgagcGACCAGCCCCTCCACCCGACTTCGCCGGCCAGCCACCCCCACGGCTTCACCTTCGCTGCCAGCTCGTCGGCCCATCACCCGTCAATCGCCGTCGCGCCTCGCCGCCCCGCGGACGCGTCTTCCGGCTCAGCTCGTCGACCCCTCCACCTCACTGCTCGTCCGTCGCTCGGCCGCCACTCTACCTCCACCGTCGCCGCGCCCGGAGCCCGCCAGCCGCTGTCCCGAGCAAGTTCACCCCGCGGCCCCCTCAACCTCACTCCCTCCTTTCCACCTCAACCCCAACAGCCCCCAAGACCACCACCACCCGGTCTCAATCGCCGAAACCCCCGGATCCGGCACCTCGGTTGAGTCCCGACGCCACCCTCAACCTTCTAAGCCGCGAGCTCGGGTCCCCGACGCCTATCCGACCTAGATTTGAGCCGTTTCGCCGAAATTACTATTCGGTGAACATTGTAGTGAATAGTATCGCGAACAGTATGGTGAATAGTGTCGGTGAACAGTACCCTCCGTGAACAGTGCCGGTGAACACTACCCTCCCACCCCCCTGGTGAACAATGTTCGGCTCGATCCGAAAGTCTAGTGCCCGAGCTAATTTTATTGTGAGTTAAATCCCTAAACTtcgattagggcgctaattgcgctcaGTAATAGTTAATTAGAGTAATTAGCAATTTAggatgtttaggtagattaattgtggtcagattagatagaaattaagtttaagataaatgacTATAATTATTTAAGATAGTCTGACTGGTTAGATCGTCCGtagctaattggtgagtagatTGGACTAATTGTTTGGGCGGTGATTGCCGGTGTTTGATCgagagcgagcgataggtcagagccGAGTGTGCGACTTTTAATTGgctgaaattggattaataattatcgttgggattattaattgtgttaattaatCCGCGGTGATTGAATGTTTGATTGAAGGCTTGATGTTGATTGTTGCTTGTTGTGCGAGcatttttgggtattaggcacCCTGTTTCAAATATAAAACCTTGTGGATAatattgtgcattcatatgatcaCGTGcggaattaaattgcatattttagcatgaaaatgaccgtgggccgagtctttgagcacgtccgcatgagcatccggctaaaagtaaaagataaaaattggttggttgtcggatgtgcacgagtggtcatatgatgagattaaacCCTACCGGTCGTACGGAAACCCGACAAGTTCGTATTGTGCCGGTCGtgcggaaccacacgacttgtcagAAGCACATCAATTGGTGTCCGTGCTAGTCGTACAGATCACAtgaattgtcggatgccggtcgcagcttgtgatggaccgaagctcctttttggaatgcctgTTTGCTATACCGTGCCGGTTGCACTGGGTATATAGCTttcggtcgccgtcgccgtaagtaagggacgatgtTTGGTCCTACAAGTAGACACTACCAATCGTAGTGTTGGGGCTACACCAGTCATGTGCGCCGACCACACCGGTCGCGTGGGTCACCGATTAATAAAAgaacttcgtgtggtgtcccgtgcatgcaagtgatgtgatgccttgccaATGTATTGgatcgattgatttgattgttaagTCATCTGCATAGCATTATACGTGGCTTTTGGAGGGTAAGCttacatgtggttgagatatctgcTATGAGATGTTGTGGTTGTTTATTAGGAcgtctgagcgaatcaacgccctagccaggcttaggcgttgactcaccgagatttatttgtcaccccgttgttgttaacactttttcgggtcccgagtgaTGAAGTCGTGGCCTTTTAAGGCGAGGGtcgttgtaggatttttgggagtagatgagggtttaaccttacccgaccgtatacctttttgaggtcctagtgagccacCCCGAAGAATGAGGTTGTTTATGTCTTCTGTAACtaagtagggttaagattcctCTGTTTTTGGTTAATGAAGTGGAATTGTCTTTTGTTTGATGATTGAGTTGATTTTACTGCTTACTATCCCTGTCGTTAATTGTTCGggagagttcacgtttccgcGTACGTCGTAAGTACGTAGGTCGATAgtctacccgggacgctatctttTGTGACATGTggtgaattggtagggatgtcgcgagcttgaGAGTTAGGGCGTGACactagccaaaaaaaatattgcataaTCTCAACATAATTCAGAAGCAATCTTCAAAGAAGAATCTCTTTGAATCTGAACATACTAGAACAGTGACTCTGAGCTTTAGTAAAGTCCTTGTTGACTTGTCACATAAATCTTCTCGAGATCAAGTCTTCATAGGCAACATCTTCCTCTATCTGAATAAAATACTTTAATTATCTCAGAAGCAAATACATGATAACTTCCCCTTGAGTCTAAACGCCGGGTTTGGAATAATAGAAGCTTTTATTCACATGTTCATTCTTGAAATAAAAGATTAATTTGCATTAACCAGATTCTTTCTaaataaggatagttttgtgagaatcaaaatattcagaaagaaggttttctcaacaatcgacacttaaataaaattattagtTTTAATTGAAGTGTTTAAGTGGTTTACCAACTTATCTCCTAATGAGTTTGAGAAATACGAACTCTTATTTGACCACAAGTATGGGAAGTGTGGTATTTTGTACCTTATGCTAGATACAATTGCATCTTCTCTGTTCAGTGTAGCATTTTGTAAAAAGGTTTCTACTAGTCATGGTTctgactttttgtttttgtaaatTTCGATGGCTGTTAtacgttttccttttctttcgttCCCTCATTTTTCATATTGGTCTTACATGGTtgaaactgtttttttttttttacccttatGTGGTGTTCTTTATGAATGAGATGACAGTTACGCGAATATGTGTGGGCAACGGGTTAATGAGACGTTTCGACGATGTAGGTTTCATGCAAGATTTCAAGTTATGGACAGAACTACTTCCTATGATTTGCTATTGTACCGAGTGAACGAAAATTTAGCGCCttaccttttttgtttttggtcgaagaaaTTTAGCTCCTTACTTTGAGTTATCATATTTCATGTGGGTTCTCAACTAAATGTTCTGAACCTACAAGAAAGGATCATCGTATGACAACTTCTTCAGAAACAGCAAATGATTCCTGccgaagaagagaaaaagaaataatttgtgATATTTCTCACTAACTTGAATCATGAAGCTTAATATCCTTAACCAAAAAGCTTGGTTTGGGCAGAAACTAGAGGATGGATATTCATGTAGCTGGTACCTCAAATTTGTCATTTGTGCATAATCTTGAAGTATTTTGAGGAAGGCATGTACTTTATTGCTGCTCTCAAATCATATTGCTCACACCAAACAAGAGCTGTCCAAATATCCAACGATATATCAGAATCTTTCATTAGCTATTCCAATGTTTGAATCTCACACACGGACAATAGATTTCAAATTGCTACATTCCCTCATATGAAAAGGAGCATCTTCGATCAGAATGTAGCCTCTTTTGTCCCCTGAAAGAATCGACCAGATGGACCGCCATTGGGCAACAAGGCCAGGCTCACAGGACCCTCTGCACCTTCCTCTGGAGTCGAGAAGCCAGTGTTGCAATTGATGTCCGTCATGACAAATCCAGGGCAGACGCAATTAATATGAAACGCGGGGTAACTTGCTGCTATAATCCTCGTGTATGCGTTCAAGGCCACTTTGGAGACTGCATATGCTGATAGTTGAGCAGGCCAACCTTTGGTCTTAAGAGAAccttttttgaaatcttttaagaACTCCTTTAATACCTCGTCCATTTTTTCTTCCGTGAGGCTCTTGGCATCACTGAACACTTCTTTGGCCCAGCCCTCCGGTAGATACTAATTGCAAGGTCGCAGGATGTTTGAAATGTTATTCGTCGTCAAAGATATAACCATAGAAGAGCATTTCAATAGACTAATGTTCTAAATAGAACATGCCAAAATAATCAACTACCTGGAAGTACAATATGACAGCAATGTATTCGAGGAACACATTTCAGTTGTGCGTAACAGTAAAGAGAGATCTGAGAGAATTCATTCATTCTACACAAAAGCACTATCAGAAATCTCTTTTTCTAATGTTCTGCAAAAATGAGGCTTTGCATCAAATGTGATGACTTTGAAATTATATACTTCTCACCTCTAGCCTCCCTGCCGACGAGGAAACATTGACGATCCTGGGTGAGTCTGATAGTTGGAGGAGACCAATGAATGCGTCAACCATCCTTTTGGCACCATAATAGTTAATGTTCAGGCACTCTTCAGTTAATTCATATGTCTCTGTTGCGATTTTACTCCAGTCGACTTGCTTCTACAtcatcaatagaaaattttatgaaCCAGCATCGGAAACATGACAATGAATATGCATTTTAGATCCCTAGAGAGGTCATCGTGCCATCTAACAGGAGTTTGCTGTAAGAAATTAGAACAAGGCATATTTTGTTTGGATCAGAATTCTACTTTGCACTGGTTGATTCCCAAATGGTTCTTTACGACCGTTCTTTCTAATAACCACAGGTAACTTATAAAGAGAATGATGTTACAACTTCAGTTGTTATTTGCATCATACTCTCATAGAAAAGAAACTCCCTTTCAATCTCTTCACGGAAAAGACGATAGTAATGCTAGAACTATGTATTGAGTTTAAGCCCACAAAGAATCTAAGCACAAAATCAAGTTGGAGTATGATTTGTGGTTTATAACTTGCGATTCGATGTCTGAATTCTTGGGATATAACTATATACTTGGTCTTGTCTTTATGGGTTGTTGAAAAGATTGTAGTGATATAAATTTGGATGGACTCTCGATGGAATTACATCCAATTGGTCGTCTTCGTGGGTTTTGGTCCGAGAGGAGTGGAGTGTCTGAAGCTGAGAAATCTTGTAATAAGAATTATGGATCCCTTTGTTGGATTATTTTGCGATGAATTATGATGGCCATATACCGGGTGAGTTATTTTTAAATTGGAGTCGAGAAACACTGAGCGTTTAAATTACTCAAGTGTGATTGTAATTATTGTTGTTTTGTATTGTCTGATCTGTAGTTCAATCTTGTGCTGCTCCACCCATGGGTTAAATCACATTGGCCGAGTCACACAAATGCGGTTTAGACTTATTTAATTTGCACAACAGTTAATGTGACAGGGCTCTCTTTGCTATGAACCTCAAGCAGTAACTACTTCTAATTTCCAAGCCAACTAATTGTTAACTTAAATTTCTCCTTGACCAACACCATGATAAGAGATACCGAGAGCATACCTTTCCAATGCCGGAAACTCTCAAAGCATCAGCGTCGAGAATGGATCCGCCAACACCGGCGTTGTTCACCTGGGGAAGAGATTTTATTAGCACATTATTCTTATGCAATGGAAGCATAAGCCAATCACTAGACGAGTACAAAGGCACTCAAGAAAACTTTTCCCCCTGTCTATATACTGAAAAGTTAGTAACCAAATACGACCATCACAGTTGATCTTGAACTAACTAGATAATGATTTAGAAATTGGGCTGAACATATCCGTATATGATAGGAGTGAATGGTTTCATGATCGGTTCAGGTTCCATATAGAACTTAGGACCTATCCGTTGGAATTGGTTCTCCAAATTTTGAAACATGAAACCTACTATGCATACCCTGGAGCTTGAAAGTTACCCTCTCATAGGTTTTAGAGTCAGTTCCAAGGTTTACCTAGATTTCACCCATATTCTTAATTGACGCTTGCAATGAGTCTTCATTTCTAATTGGAACATGGAACCTATCGATCAAAATCGGTTCCCCAATTTTTAGAATATAGAACCTACCTTGTATACCCTAGAACTTGGAACTGGATAGGTTCCCACCAGCCTGGTTCTTCGATTCTCCGTTCTACCATGGAACTATGCCTACTCATAGTATATGACTCATACATCAAACAATATATTGCGGGaatattatccaaaaaatcctaaacctattatacttttgcatattcagtattaaaccttttaattttgccaattaaatcataacattttcactttttgtcgGTTGAATCTTATTAGCCGAATATTACTAACATGGATATCAGCCATTCTAAGTGGGGCACTAACGTgcacatttttaataatatttttaaatttttaccaattttttattaattttttgtttttatttttttctctattttttttatcagtgGTTGACGAGGTTCGCTAGGCCCTCTTCCGTAGTTGGGCGAGGTCTCCTAGCCCTCGTTGGTCACCgagaaaaggcaagaaaaaaacaaaggaaaaaaggaagaaaaaattaaaaacttaataaaaagattcaaaatttttttaaaataattttaaaaattatccacgttagcgccggtcgtgccacgtaggacggacAACGTCCGCGTCATTGATTTTCACTCAATTgggaaaagatgaaaaggtttaaggctaaattggcTAAGTGtaaaagtttagggctgaattgaaaaaattaaaatgtttatgactgaattagaaaaattgcaaTAGACGTAggacattttggacaatttttctagtATATTGCACAGAAGGTAGATCAATGCAGTGATGCAACTATTCGTCTTGTATTCATATTGAAACTCCATATACTAGAAACCATTCAAGAGAAGCAGAGAACTAGAAATCAGAGTAAATTTTTGGCACCATTCTCGGTCGAGATAACTCAAAGTCCTTCCTCATTACGAAAGTAATGTACCTCACATAGACAAGCGAAGTTCAGACATATCCCTGGTTAGAAGGGATGGTCGCATATTCCCCCCTAAGCTGCAACAATGCTAGAACTTCCCAACACCTCAATCTCACATATCAATTATTCAGTAATAGCACAATTTGAACATCAAGATCCTCATTTCAAATCACTCTTTTTTGGCGTTTACATATAGGAAATGGCTCGTGGTACTACAACAGCAATATTCTGTCACAATCAACTCCGCTTTTGTGTTCCGATCCAACACTATCTTTGTTAACCCCAAAATATTGACAAGTTTTCGGGCTTTACCAGGATATCGAGCTTTCTGAATTTGCGCTTAATAAAGTCAGCGAGAGATGAAACACTGGCAGGATCAGAGACATCAAGCTGGTGGAAAACGACATGATCGGAGAGACCATGCTCTAATTTGAGCTTGTCAATAGCTTCAAGTCCTCTCTTCGCGTCTCTAGCAGTCAACACCACCACAATCCCTTTGGAAGCCAAGAGCTTGCACACTGCAAATCCAACCCCCTTGTTAGCTCCTGTCACAACTGCGTACCTGATTAAAGAAATACAGAAAAAAGAAGGGATAAGCAGATTTGCAGAGCAAAACGAAACTGCAAGATGGTGATGGGTTCATTACCTCTCAGGTTTGGAGTCTTCCATGGCTGATGAGCTGGAAATGAAAACGGGTTCAACGAAATGGGGGTTTATCAGGGGGAAAATTATAGACAGATAAGTGCCAAGGTCGAAGCTTTGGCTTGGAGCTAACAAATTAGAGAATCAAATCCGTAAATATGCAAAAGCACGAGAATCCAGAAGGTCAGCATCGTTACGTGGGCCTATTAGACATCATTAACATCGAAGCACTCGTCTTTTCTCGGAAGGACAACAACGTTATTCTTAATCCAGCACTTGCAAGGACAAGACCTGATATAAATTAACTGATATAAATCGAAAGGCCAATTATTTTGATTATCTTAATAAGTTGCCTCGACCAGAGCTACCTGGTGTTTAATTATAAGGACATCCACCAACACCTGTTAGACCGTGCTTTTAACCTAACTCAAGTTGAAGAAACTCCGAATATTATTGTGCTTGGATTAATGGTCAGTTTTGATCTTTTTGGGGGAATATGAATAGTGAAGAGTTTAGTTAACTATTCGTTATTACTTCTGCAAGAGACAATAgaacaatttcctttttttgtctttactCGTTTTTTGGTTTTCACGGTGATTCATCCGTTAAATTAAGAGTTTCAAGTTCCGCATATGCGAGTTTCCATGTCTAGTAGCTTGACTCCTGAAAGTTCCTTGACTATCTCGTCTTATGAAGCTTAGCATCCTTAGATAGAGCCTACCTGAGTTAGACCCTCAAAAGGCGGGAGAAGAACATCAagagtgccaaaagttatgtacgatGCTCACTTGAGTACTAAAACTTTCCTCGAataacttaagtgctaaattttttgaaaaacaatcacttaagtgcaaattttgattatattaatatttgaagttgacgtggctcgTTGAATGTctagtcgaaaaaaaaaaaaaggaaaaaagccaccaaaaatcttaagctATGCtctttgtgacacatttactctaaacttttctttgtgacacaaaaaatcctaaacttgtaagcatgtgacacatttacctcaaacttgtgctcgtgagacacatttacccaaaactttttattgtgacactaaaaacttcaaacttataggcatgtgacacatttatcccaaattttgaggtaaatgtgtcacacagatataagtttgggatttttgatgtgacaaaagaatattttgaggtaaatatgtcacacgggtataagtttaggattttcgatgtcacaaaaaaagtttggggtaaatgtgtcacatgagtaaacatttggggtttttggtgtcacaaaaaaaagtttggggtaaatgtgtcacggttAACATAGTTCagagtttttggtgatttttttccaaaaaaaaaaagacaaaagtaaaaaaaatacacacttaattagattagaaaacaaaaaaggtaaaattccaaaaattaaattgacttagtttaaaaaatagaaaatttatttttataaattttaaaaatgattagattaatttctcccttttttttttttttttactattttttaaagttttattttaaattccctcttgtttttaaattattctaacttttttgttaaaattttaagcttatttttaaatttaatttaaatagaatttttaatttaaaaaatagtttttaacaaaattttaaatctaatttaattttttttaaattttttaaagttgagAAGTCCACATGGAAGCTCAATTCACCggaggcacttaagtgattgttttttccccaatttgacaCTTAATTAATCCAACGAAAACTttcggcactaaagtgagcgttgtacacaacttttagcaTTTCTAGTATTCTCCTCCCCTTAAAAGGCATTCAATAGAATGATCTATTTCATTTCAGTTTTTCCGACAACACGTCattaagggtgggtttggttcagctttgcaAATGGGATTTGGAtgaatgcaaatacctttagtCTAAGGGGCTTTGGGGAAATGTAAATAGCGTTTAgtaaaaaatactttgaaaagcaactttagcCTAACTAGTGTTTGGCAagcaaaatttttaaatgagCTCTCttacaatatttctttttaaataaaatataattaaaaataaaaaggaaaatcaaacctaGGGCAAAGGCTTGTGGTTGTCAACAAGCCAGATTTGGTGCCGGCGACCATCGGCCTAGGCCGCCAGGTAGGAGTGAGCGAAAAAATCATGATCAACCAAACGGGATAGGACCGTACCTAGTCGGTTGATTTTGGATGGTAACTCTCGGGtaccgatccggttcccgatttcaatTTTCTAGAACCGGCGAGTatcggttcggttctcgattttaggtGAGAACCATTCAACCGAATCAACTTGACCAAACTTATTTATATAatatagatatatattttttaattgaaactATCTCCCTCCAATTTACATGACTCCCAGGCCCAGGTTCAGCTCACTAGGTACCATGTAGAGATAGATATAGAACTAATGCTAATGGAACTAATAATTGTCAAACAGTTTCATCTTCCATGAGACAGATATGGAAGTACTATTCACTAAATAGATTACATGATATTctgacaaatattttttatttgatgttgGTGCTCGGTAGGACCAATTCCAAGGATCCAACCAGAAATCGAACCAAACTGGTGGTTCGGTTCTCGGGTGGTCCATGAAACGAGCGGGTGGTTCATAATCGCATTTTGCGGAATCGGTCCCTAGCGACGGTTATCAATTCTAGGGTGGCAATCACCCATCccggaaccgatcacccctaccgCGAGGGATTGAGTGACCTCTAGTGATGGTCGCCTAGGCCGCGCGATCCCAGGCATCCATTGCTAGGGTCACACGGCCAATGCGACGGCCGCCTAGCATCAGGCAACCCCTGGCTAGGGTCACGTGGGTTGCATGTAATGACCCGATTTTTCGCCAAATGGAATTATACGTGGAATGGTATTTTATTGGGTGAATTAGTGGCAAACATGATTTGGGAAATTATTAAGTTTGGCGGGGTGCATTATTTGAGGGAATGAAATGGTTGGGCACGACATTTTATAGACGGACCGTTGGTGAATTTTTATTGAGTGTCATGGTACGTGATCAGTCTCGGCGTGAAATTGGTTCGCGGGGTGAGCTCGAAGGACGAGTGGAAATTAGCATGTTGGACAATTGCCCACTCAAACGCACGCATGAACGCCACTGGGCGCCCATGCAAGAGTGAGAGCCCTCCATTTTCtctcctctcattttttttttttttgtttgagacATCCCAAGAACCctcttattttctctcttctcctccattTGCCGTGACCTCTCTCAGCTCTCCCTCTCATGGACGCCAACTTTCTCAATCTCTCCCGTTCACTTGCCTgtagcaaaaagaagaaggaagaaggatgAAGCTCGAGTGGTCGGCGTCAATTCCGTGGTGGTGATTTGCCTAGGAAATTAAGGGGAGTAGATTTCTGTCTTGCTAAACTTTTAGATTTTCGATTTGGATGTACACGTTGCCAACAATTCATCCTTCTTGTTAGGTTTGCTAGTTCGATTGACATGCTTATATGTTGGATTTGTGAAATTGATAAAGGGATCGTCGAGATTGAATCACAAATTAAGGGTGTCTTGTGAATTAGAGTTTGGTTTTGGCAATGGAAGACTAGAGATTGGCTTGCATGCTTGATCTTGTGCTGCTCTGGGTTTGGGGCAAATCTGACCTTCTAGGTTTGCTATTTTCGTGTAGccttttgtgggcataattgaACAGGATTTAAAACATTGACATGATAAACTATAacataaattaatttgaaaatttttagagcTCAAATGATCAGTCTATTGGCCATTAAGATTCACGTTTTTGTAGGTGTCTGGAATAGTTCGGCCATGACCTTTGTATATTCTTGACTTTCCATACTTTTCCTCGAATGGATCTGGGTCAACTCACCTGCATGAAAGTTGTCGCAGACATCTAGAGCTACCACATataaaaatttgagaatttttagaatccATTGAACTGGAAACACGACTATTCCCTTAATCCATTCTGTTCTGATTCTGAGACGGACTTTTCCCACTGTTTCCTTGAATTACTGCGATTTGTAAAAATTGATCTGGACTTTGAACTtcacatgaaagttgtagagcAAGGTCTTGTGTAAAACATGCTTAAGTTTCGTGATTTTAGGAGCTAATCTACTCTGGTTAACGTAATGATTTCAATTAATGCACGGAACTATCTCTGCATGAATGAGTCACGAATTTTGAGGAAAAGTCACCTTTTGGCAG
The sequence above is drawn from the Rhodamnia argentea isolate NSW1041297 chromosome 9, ASM2092103v1, whole genome shotgun sequence genome and encodes:
- the LOC115748569 gene encoding (+)-neomenthol dehydrogenase-like; protein product: MEDSKPERYAVVTGANKGVGFAVCKLLASKGIVVVLTARDAKRGLEAIDKLKLEHGLSDHVVFHQLDVSDPASVSSLADFIKRKFRKLDILVNNAGVGGSILDADALRVSGIGKKQVDWSKIATETYELTEECLNINYYGAKRMVDAFIGLLQLSDSPRIVNVSSSAGRLEYLPEGWAKEVFSDAKSLTEEKMDEVLKEFLKDFKKGSLKTKGWPAQLSAYAVSKVALNAYTRIIAASYPAFHINCVCPGFVMTDINCNTGFSTPEEGAEGPVSLALLPNGGPSGRFFQGTKEATF